In the genome of Anabaena cylindrica PCC 7122, the window GTTGACTTCAGATAATACTTGGCTTGGCAAACAAACTGCTGATCGTTTTGTCAATCAACTTAAAGGTGGACCTGTTGTTTTTAATTGGGAAGAATGGAGAAATGACAGACCAAAAGACTTTGCTGAAAGTAAATTGCTTCCCTATATCAAAACAAGAGGGGTTGTCCTAGTATCTACAAAGAATGTGCGTCACTTAGATAACCTTCTTCAGGTTCTCAAGTTTGCTAAAGCCAGTAGTGTACCCACTCTCATATTTGATGATGAAGCTGACAATGCTAGTTTGAATACAAACGAAGTAAAACAGAGTAAGAAAGGTAAAGCTACAGTTCCAGATAGCTCAATTTTTGTCAAAATTGGTGACATTCGGAGAGAGGTAGCTAATCATATATATATACAAATTACTGCAACTCCTCAAAGCCTTCTGCTGCAAAATCTTGATCATCCCTGCAAACCAGTTTTCTGTGCTGCTCTCCCTCAACCAGGTAATAGCTATATAGGAGGGGACTTATTCTTTGAAGAAAATAGCCAATATTCCTGCACGGTTCAAGCTGAAGAATTAGATCGCTTAAAAAAACAAGAAGGAGAGAATCCTAGTAATAACTGGGATATTCCTAGTGGACTTAAGTTAGCTTTGTGCTGCTTCTTTTTAGGATCAATTTACAAGATGCAATCAGGAAGTGAAAATGATAAATATTCTTTTCTAGCTCATATATGTTACAAGAAAGACAATCACAAAAATTTAGAAGAGATTATTAGTAGTTTTATTTTAGATGTTGATCAAGCTATTTGCGGAGAATCTTCTATCACGAAACAGAAAGAGGCATTCAAATATCTTGAGCAAGCCTATAAAGAATTAAGTAAAACAGCACTCAATCTACCATCTCTCAATCAACTTATTGAAGATTTAAAACCTGAATTACAAAGTGTAAGACCAAAAATTATTAATGCTAATAACCCAGACAAAGAACTAAAGTATAGCCCAGGAATGAACATTCTTGTAGGGGGTAATAGGCTTGGACGTGGTGTAACTATTGAGGGATTGATGGTGACTTACTATCTTCGTGATGCGAAGCAAAAAACGATGGATACAGTACATCAGCACGCACGAATGTTTGGTTATCGCCAAGAATTATTAGATGTTACCCGTCTTTTCATTCCTCAACATATTTTAGAAGATTTTCGAGCAATTCATGAAGCCGATGAGGGTATGCGTCAAGCCATAGGTGACGACCCTAACAATATTAACATTCAACCTGTTTGGGTAGGATCTAAA includes:
- a CDS encoding Z1 domain-containing protein; this encodes MSKTDITTDGYCIDKFIERVKNKIGDIAGEQLKQTAVEVVQNCVDVYSNTFGFGDVGATGINIVTKSHRGQIADGTTGLIYGKVQSGKTNTTIATLALAHANHFRCFIVLTSDNTWLGKQTADRFVNQLKGGPVVFNWEEWRNDRPKDFAESKLLPYIKTRGVVLVSTKNVRHLDNLLQVLKFAKASSVPTLIFDDEADNASLNTNEVKQSKKGKATVPDSSIFVKIGDIRREVANHIYIQITATPQSLLLQNLDHPCKPVFCAALPQPGNSYIGGDLFFEENSQYSCTVQAEELDRLKKQEGENPSNNWDIPSGLKLALCCFFLGSIYKMQSGSENDKYSFLAHICYKKDNHKNLEEIISSFILDVDQAICGESSITKQKEAFKYLEQAYKELSKTALNLPSLNQLIEDLKPELQSVRPKIINANNPDKELKYSPGMNILVGGNRLGRGVTIEGLMVTYYLRDAKQKTMDTVHQHARMFGYRQELLDVTRLFIPQHILEDFRAIHEADEGMRQAIGDDPNNINIQPVWVGSKLEATRSNVLNPAAINAFTPGKAIFPPDPLWKASEIKEHTEVLNKFLEPYTDDDTLHEVDIDLLIQILSHMPSRPAGNYPWEDKRVQEVLKAMKNMAGIQRGRLNVRRGKETKGKGLRLVNRPAKDGLGTWRGTSGFTSPDWVNKAKKDYPDVPTLIVILEEGRKEDYWEGLPFYLPTLILPKSKFVFMFNYSDKSEKIDDTQLE